In Candidatus Methylacidiphilales bacterium, a single window of DNA contains:
- a CDS encoding YicC family protein gives MKSMTGFGSAEANVNGRKIKVEITSINSRKGADLAINLPRELAALESSVREHIQKHVSRGRVTVSVFLKANEAGERKLRINRKKLRAYDRELKSIASEIGHAGCVSLEYLLNLPGVLDDEKHEGQDEKFNAKVLQVLEKAVDGFQKSRMREGHFLCRELAGQMTRLDASVARVEARREDILLRYRQNLQKRLEESGLQVALDDERLLKEIVIFSDRCDTTEELTRLRAHFAEARRLLKTPEAIGRNLDFLLQEISREVNTIGSKANDLEVSRRVVELKTELEKIREQVQNLE, from the coding sequence ATGAAGAGCATGACAGGATTTGGGTCCGCCGAGGCAAACGTGAACGGGCGGAAGATCAAGGTGGAAATCACGTCGATCAACAGCCGGAAAGGCGCCGACCTTGCCATCAACCTGCCGCGCGAGCTCGCTGCGCTGGAATCGTCCGTGCGCGAGCATATTCAAAAGCATGTGAGCCGCGGGCGCGTGACGGTTTCTGTTTTTCTCAAAGCCAACGAGGCCGGGGAGAGAAAGCTGCGCATCAACCGGAAAAAACTGCGCGCGTATGATAGGGAGTTGAAGTCGATTGCCTCGGAAATCGGCCATGCCGGCTGCGTCAGCCTGGAGTATTTGCTTAATTTACCGGGCGTGCTGGATGATGAGAAGCACGAGGGCCAGGACGAAAAGTTCAATGCCAAGGTGCTGCAGGTGCTGGAGAAGGCTGTGGACGGCTTTCAGAAGTCGCGCATGCGCGAGGGGCATTTTCTTTGCCGTGAACTGGCGGGCCAGATGACCCGGCTCGACGCCTCGGTTGCGCGTGTCGAGGCGCGCAGGGAGGATATTCTGCTGCGCTACCGCCAGAACCTGCAAAAGCGGCTTGAGGAATCGGGCCTTCAGGTGGCTTTGGACGATGAGCGGTTGTTGAAGGAGATCGTCATATTTTCAGACCGCTGTGACACGACGGAAGAGCTTACGCGGCTGCGTGCGCATTTTGCGGAGGCGCGGAGGTTGCTTAAAACCCCGGAAGCCATCGGCCGCAACCTGGATTTTTTGTTGCAGGAGATCAGCCGGGAGGTGAATACCATCGGCAGCAAGGCAAACGATCTTGAGGTTTCCCGAAGGGTGGTGGAGTTGAAGACCGAGCTCGAAAAAATCCGTGAACAGGTGCAGAATCTGGAATAA
- the gmk gene encoding guanylate kinase — translation MNPETNPTRRGIIFVVSAPSGTGKSTLCQNLRKTPDFVFSVSCTTRKPRPGESDGVDYYFLADDEFQSRVARGDFLEWAVVHGNRYGTPKDKVLDLVGKGTDVLLDIDVEGASKIRAIADPRVQDALVDVFIMPPDSRELERRLRKRGTETEEQIQVRLKNAIREMGMWREYKYTVVSSTMEEDLAKFRAIMTAERSLSKRSEHKA, via the coding sequence ATGAATCCGGAAACCAACCCTACACGCCGCGGCATCATTTTTGTTGTTTCCGCACCCTCCGGCACCGGCAAATCCACGCTCTGCCAGAATTTACGGAAGACGCCGGACTTTGTTTTTTCCGTTTCCTGCACGACGCGCAAGCCCCGCCCGGGGGAAAGCGACGGTGTGGATTATTATTTTCTGGCGGACGACGAATTTCAGTCGCGCGTGGCGCGGGGTGACTTTTTGGAATGGGCGGTGGTGCATGGAAATCGTTACGGGACCCCGAAAGACAAGGTTCTGGACCTGGTCGGGAAGGGGACGGACGTGCTGTTGGACATCGATGTGGAGGGTGCGAGTAAAATCCGGGCCATTGCCGATCCCCGGGTGCAGGATGCGCTTGTGGATGTGTTTATCATGCCGCCGGATTCCCGGGAACTCGAACGACGCCTGCGCAAGCGCGGGACGGAGACCGAGGAACAAATCCAGGTGCGCCTGAAAAATGCGATTCGCGAGATGGGGATGTGGCGGGAATACAAATATACGGTGGTGAGTTCGACCATGGAGGAAGACCTGGCAAAATTCCGCGCCATCATGACAGCGGAACGTTCCCTCAGCAAACGATCGGAACATAAGGCATAA
- a CDS encoding flavoprotein has translation MSKSKRMILGITGSIAAYKAADIASLLTQKGVLVDVVITQDAQRFISAMTLSALTHRAVTTNLWDEEQLGRPTHIELADAADLVLVAPATANVLAKMAHGLADDALSAILLATPAPVLVAPAMNGKMWKHPATQSNMELLKSRGVQCIGPAEGLLACGYEGLGRLSPVEDIVSEALRRLSS, from the coding sequence ATGAGCAAATCGAAACGGATGATTCTTGGCATTACGGGATCGATCGCGGCGTACAAAGCGGCCGACATTGCGAGTTTATTGACGCAGAAGGGAGTGCTGGTGGATGTGGTCATCACGCAGGATGCGCAGCGTTTTATCAGCGCGATGACCCTGAGCGCCCTTACGCACCGCGCCGTGACTACGAATCTTTGGGACGAAGAGCAGCTCGGGCGCCCGACGCACATCGAGCTGGCGGATGCGGCCGACCTGGTGCTGGTGGCTCCCGCCACGGCCAATGTCCTGGCGAAGATGGCCCACGGGTTGGCCGACGATGCCTTGTCCGCGATTTTACTGGCAACCCCCGCCCCTGTGCTTGTGGCCCCGGCCATGAACGGGAAAATGTGGAAACATCCCGCCACGCAAAGCAACATGGAGTTGCTGAAAAGCCGGGGGGTACAGTGTATCGGCCCGGCCGAGGGGCTTCTTGCCTGCGGTTATGAGGGGTTGGGGCGGTTGAGCCCGGTTGAGGACATTGTTTCCGAGGCGCTGCGTCGGCTCTCCTCTTAA